From Actinoplanes oblitus, a single genomic window includes:
- a CDS encoding sensor histidine kinase: protein MPTTRSTDAFPHSALLPGSDDELVTALSAELRRSLTAYDEILLVVSDRTRALLTDPPHHLPGLLRWGDPAAFYQRLGLAYESFRRYLAEQADKDRRVHVIAEPDLSADPGHDGPPLGRTGAYLAYEAVCNDTYAPYGSAVTCLWDSRRHPPDVLGEVLATHRYRLTASGRQPSPRFRAAGDYLAGHRAPLPAAPRHVDHDRTLTEVAELRDLRAMLNAWASERGFAAEPASDLVVAVVEVAGNGLRHAATPVRVRAWHHGGTLIAQCDDDAGRPVPVTAGYHPPGVSDAQPSGRGLWLARQLADAVLVDSVPGRTSVRLYFPHAVMHR from the coding sequence ATGCCGACGACGCGGAGCACTGACGCCTTCCCGCACAGTGCCCTGCTGCCCGGCAGCGATGACGAGCTGGTCACCGCGCTCTCCGCGGAGCTGCGGCGCTCGCTCACCGCGTACGATGAAATCCTGCTGGTGGTCAGCGACCGCACCCGGGCCCTGCTCACCGATCCCCCGCACCACCTGCCCGGTCTGCTGCGCTGGGGTGACCCGGCGGCGTTCTACCAGCGGCTCGGGCTGGCCTATGAGAGCTTCCGGCGCTACCTGGCCGAGCAGGCGGACAAGGACCGCCGGGTGCACGTGATCGCCGAGCCGGATCTGTCCGCCGATCCCGGCCACGACGGACCGCCGCTCGGCCGCACCGGCGCCTACCTCGCCTACGAGGCGGTCTGCAACGACACCTACGCCCCGTACGGATCGGCGGTCACCTGCCTCTGGGACAGCCGGCGACACCCGCCCGACGTCCTCGGCGAGGTCTTGGCCACCCACCGCTACCGGCTCACCGCGTCCGGCCGGCAGCCCAGCCCGCGTTTCCGGGCAGCCGGCGACTACCTCGCCGGGCACCGCGCTCCCCTGCCCGCCGCGCCCCGGCACGTCGACCACGACCGGACCCTCACCGAGGTCGCCGAGCTTCGGGACCTGCGCGCGATGCTGAACGCCTGGGCGAGCGAGCGGGGCTTCGCCGCCGAGCCGGCCAGCGACCTGGTGGTCGCCGTGGTCGAGGTGGCCGGCAACGGCCTGCGGCACGCCGCCACCCCGGTCCGGGTCCGGGCCTGGCACCACGGCGGCACGCTGATCGCCCAGTGCGACGACGACGCCGGCCGTCCGGTGCCGGTCACCGCCGGATATCACCCGCCCGGTGTCAGCGACGCCCAGCCCAGCGGCCGCGGGCTGTGGCTGGCCCGGCAACTCGCCGACGCCGTGCTCGTCGACTCGGTGCCCGGCCGTACGTCGGTGCGGTTGTACTTCCCGCACGCCGTCATGCATCGGTGA
- a CDS encoding P-loop domain-containing protein: MFFDRLRRVWAAALGDGSVVVGGDNSAPITTNVFHLSASPVAPPARSVYLEQVRRIAPPLLLDRDTELAELAAFCRGSGPLPYAWWRADAWAGKSALLSTFVLRPPADLTAAGIRIVSFFVTGRMAGTDTREAFTASLLHQLCALTGQNLPPVTDESTREAWMLAMLREAAEIQRSRGGRLILIVDGLDEERGVSLGPAISSIAGLLPADPPHDMRVIVASRPNPPLPGDVPEAHPLKDPRVVRRLTTSPHARDTEERSKAELRRLLHGADIERQLLGLLTASRGGLSQTDLRQLTGADLVTIEDALHTVGGRTFTHRADVWSAEAGKIYLLGHEDLHRTAVRYLGEEELAAYRRRLHAWADALSSGPWPSDAPEYLLRDYPLMLAEAGDIARLVALATNTARQDSMLDLIGGDHAVLAEIRTAQELVVSRPEPDLVALARLCRHRDGLMARNAAIPATLPALWAALDNPIRAESLARSLPGRARQVQALAGIAKARIAVGDTRDAAEWAAGAAELALNETDPASRARSCSHVAGVMGALGDRAARDDWADATRRAAADIPQNIDGAEVADVARALAIAGAQEQAESIAATVRGHELRERTLDRIARTRAAATGTVFARSSEADPDSSAVTAGDADQAEQVALAIRHPGQRAHALAELGLVAALAGDHDRGRALAVQAEADAREASSRHRDPRQVIDIARAVATAGDPDRAERIVRTIDRTDQRVDGLCAIAVAAAGHPGRAHDIARSIPETYRQATALAAVSEAVAASGDRTSAARLARLAERIARDIPAASQQAQALTAAARAAAGAGDAQRAEEIVLGIPDPADRVTALVELAAASEPDRSLSLAVMAQDTARTITSMRRRTRAVISVAEAMARAGDPARGRALAGEAATMVRTHPQVARTTSIWAEIAHAFVAAGDHEHALTLVSTREARGERDTVLTDIARSLAETGHLDRAERTLDAMRELPRWLGWETTDIARAMAAAGDLDRAERVARRSAPEFGELDRALRAVAIAGATHDPARAEAIAATIGSPDERARALTGIAETMGLPAGSHLLARAFVTGTWSIPLPALATSRPDLVLLITEDY; the protein is encoded by the coding sequence ATGTTCTTCGATAGGTTGCGGCGGGTGTGGGCCGCCGCCCTGGGGGACGGCTCGGTCGTCGTGGGTGGCGACAACTCCGCGCCGATCACGACAAACGTCTTCCACCTGTCCGCTTCGCCGGTTGCCCCGCCGGCCCGGTCGGTCTACCTGGAGCAGGTGCGAAGAATCGCCCCGCCGCTGTTGCTGGATCGCGACACCGAGCTGGCGGAGCTGGCCGCCTTCTGCCGAGGATCAGGCCCGCTTCCGTACGCCTGGTGGCGCGCCGACGCGTGGGCCGGCAAGTCGGCTCTGCTGTCGACCTTCGTCCTGCGCCCGCCGGCCGACCTCACCGCCGCCGGCATCCGGATCGTGTCGTTCTTCGTCACCGGGCGGATGGCCGGCACCGATACGCGCGAGGCGTTCACCGCCTCGCTGCTGCACCAGCTGTGCGCGCTGACCGGACAGAACCTGCCTCCCGTCACCGACGAGAGCACCCGGGAAGCCTGGATGCTCGCCATGCTCCGGGAGGCCGCGGAGATCCAGCGCAGCCGTGGCGGGCGGCTGATCCTGATCGTCGACGGCCTGGACGAGGAGCGTGGCGTCTCGCTGGGACCGGCCATCAGCAGCATCGCCGGCCTGCTACCGGCGGATCCGCCGCACGACATGCGGGTCATCGTCGCCAGCCGGCCGAATCCGCCGCTGCCCGGCGACGTTCCGGAGGCACATCCCCTGAAGGATCCGCGCGTCGTCCGTCGGCTCACCACCTCGCCGCACGCTCGCGACACCGAGGAACGCAGCAAGGCGGAGCTCCGCCGCCTGCTGCACGGCGCCGACATCGAACGGCAGCTCCTCGGGTTGCTGACCGCCTCGCGCGGCGGTCTCTCGCAGACCGACCTTCGTCAGCTCACCGGTGCGGACCTGGTCACCATCGAGGACGCGCTGCACACGGTGGGTGGGCGCACCTTCACCCACCGGGCGGACGTATGGTCCGCCGAGGCTGGCAAGATCTACCTGCTCGGCCACGAGGACCTGCATCGGACGGCGGTGCGGTACCTGGGCGAGGAGGAGCTCGCCGCGTACCGCCGGCGTCTGCACGCCTGGGCGGACGCGCTGTCGTCCGGGCCATGGCCGTCGGACGCCCCCGAATACCTGCTCAGGGACTACCCGCTGATGCTCGCCGAGGCCGGCGACATCGCACGGCTGGTCGCGCTGGCGACCAACACGGCCCGGCAGGACAGCATGCTCGACCTGATCGGCGGCGACCACGCCGTGCTGGCCGAGATCCGCACCGCGCAGGAACTCGTCGTCAGCCGGCCGGAGCCGGATCTGGTGGCTCTCGCCCGCTTGTGCCGCCATCGCGACGGACTGATGGCGCGTAACGCCGCCATCCCCGCCACCCTGCCGGCGCTGTGGGCCGCACTGGACAACCCGATCCGGGCCGAGTCGCTGGCGCGCAGCCTCCCCGGCCGTGCTCGACAGGTGCAGGCGCTGGCCGGAATAGCCAAGGCCCGCATCGCCGTCGGCGACACCCGCGACGCCGCCGAGTGGGCTGCCGGCGCGGCCGAACTCGCACTGAACGAGACCGATCCGGCCAGCCGGGCAAGATCATGCAGCCACGTCGCCGGCGTGATGGGGGCCCTCGGCGACCGAGCGGCACGAGACGACTGGGCGGACGCGACACGACGAGCCGCCGCCGACATACCACAGAACATCGACGGCGCCGAGGTGGCCGATGTCGCTCGCGCCCTGGCGATCGCCGGCGCTCAGGAGCAGGCGGAGTCGATCGCCGCGACCGTCCGGGGCCATGAGCTGAGGGAGCGGACACTCGACCGGATCGCCCGGACCCGAGCCGCTGCGACCGGCACGGTCTTCGCCCGGTCGAGCGAGGCGGACCCGGACTCGTCGGCTGTCACCGCCGGCGACGCGGACCAGGCCGAGCAGGTCGCCCTCGCCATCCGGCACCCGGGCCAGCGTGCGCACGCCCTGGCCGAACTGGGGCTGGTGGCCGCACTGGCGGGCGACCACGACCGTGGCCGCGCACTGGCTGTCCAGGCCGAGGCCGATGCCCGCGAGGCGTCGAGCCGTCACCGGGATCCTCGGCAGGTCATCGACATCGCCAGGGCGGTGGCCACGGCCGGGGACCCCGACCGGGCCGAACGCATCGTCCGCACCATCGACCGTACGGATCAGCGGGTCGACGGGCTCTGCGCGATCGCCGTCGCCGCCGCCGGTCATCCCGGCCGCGCGCACGACATCGCCCGGTCCATACCCGAGACGTACCGGCAGGCCACGGCCCTCGCGGCGGTCAGCGAGGCGGTCGCGGCATCAGGTGACCGGACGAGTGCCGCACGCCTGGCCCGGCTGGCCGAACGGATCGCGCGCGACATCCCGGCGGCGTCGCAGCAAGCGCAGGCGCTGACCGCCGCGGCTCGGGCGGCAGCCGGCGCCGGAGACGCGCAGCGGGCCGAGGAGATCGTGCTCGGCATCCCCGATCCCGCGGACCGGGTCACCGCGCTGGTGGAACTCGCGGCTGCCAGCGAACCGGATCGCTCCCTGAGCCTGGCCGTGATGGCACAGGACACCGCCCGGACCATCACGTCGATGCGCCGCCGGACCCGAGCGGTCATCTCGGTGGCCGAGGCCATGGCACGAGCCGGTGACCCGGCACGAGGGCGGGCCTTGGCCGGCGAGGCGGCCACGATGGTTCGTACCCATCCGCAAGTGGCCCGGACCACGTCGATCTGGGCCGAGATCGCGCACGCGTTCGTCGCGGCCGGCGACCACGAACACGCGTTGACCCTGGTGTCCACCCGAGAGGCTCGCGGTGAGCGGGACACGGTGCTGACCGACATCGCTCGGTCCCTGGCGGAAACCGGGCACCTCGATCGCGCCGAGCGGACCCTCGACGCCATGCGGGAGCTCCCGCGATGGCTCGGCTGGGAGACCACCGATATCGCCCGGGCGATGGCGGCCGCCGGCGACCTCGACCGCGCGGAACGGGTCGCCCGCCGCAGCGCACCGGAGTTCGGCGAGCTGGACCGGGCGCTGCGGGCGGTGGCGATCGCCGGAGCGACCCACGACCCGGCTCGGGCCGAGGCCATCGCGGCCACGATCGGCTCGCCCGACGAGCGGGCGCGAGCGCTCACCGGGATCGCCGAGACCATGGGACTGCCCGCCGGGTCGCACCTTCTCGCCCGTGCCTTCGTCACCGGCACGTGGTCGATCCCGCTTCCCGCGCTGGCCACGTCCCGGCCCGACCTGGTCCTGCTGATCACCGAGGACTACTGA